In the genome of Gemmatimonadales bacterium, one region contains:
- a CDS encoding transglycosylase SLT domain-containing protein, translated as MKRSLFLCTALLGATACAAGIPPAPSAEPVAAAVQDSLVPVVDLSAVSGEAAADAVVLNDLAVTAPDPAVVPAFDAQRVRWDIDVKTFASHPRVQFYLGYFQAPARSRMQVFLARGARFEPMIRQRFEAAGLPGDLGYLALIESGYSSEAVSRSYAVGMWQFMRGTGRGYGLRVDSWVDERRDPVKATDAAARHLSDLRQRFGSLYLAAAAYNAGAGKVSRSLGKLEWDAPAVADTPEADSAESDTTDADSTAADPDTLAEEDDSTLAEADSTAEELEVAADVNLVTSDAAFFRLASNDLLAAETQDYVPKLIAAALIAKEPARYGLTPVSDAPFAYDSLMVTEATGLDVVARLAGTSVTEIHQLNPQYLRLATPPHSSMVIRLPPGTGPTVAAKYAALPARARVHFLSYAPRRRERLTSVAARYHLPASEIRLANPGVRSAWAAKGTRLVIPAVAVPSRLAMQATGTIGSSHAHRRGGRGIHRVRRGETLTGIARRYRVSVLALRRANALSRSRDVIRAGMRLRIPG; from the coding sequence ATGAAGCGATCGCTATTCCTCTGCACCGCCCTTCTCGGCGCTACGGCCTGTGCGGCCGGCATTCCGCCCGCACCGAGCGCGGAGCCGGTTGCCGCGGCGGTGCAGGACTCACTGGTGCCTGTGGTCGATCTCTCGGCCGTGTCCGGTGAGGCCGCCGCGGACGCAGTGGTGCTGAACGATCTGGCCGTGACCGCACCGGATCCCGCCGTCGTCCCCGCCTTCGACGCCCAGCGCGTCCGCTGGGACATCGACGTCAAGACCTTCGCCAGCCACCCGCGGGTGCAGTTCTACCTCGGCTACTTCCAGGCCCCCGCCCGGTCTCGGATGCAGGTCTTCCTTGCCCGCGGCGCCCGCTTCGAGCCGATGATCCGCCAGCGATTCGAGGCCGCCGGGCTTCCCGGCGACCTTGGCTACCTGGCCCTGATCGAGAGCGGCTACTCCAGCGAGGCGGTGAGCCGGTCCTACGCCGTGGGCATGTGGCAGTTCATGCGGGGAACTGGCCGCGGCTACGGCCTCCGGGTGGACTCCTGGGTGGACGAGCGGCGCGATCCGGTGAAGGCCACCGACGCCGCCGCTCGTCATCTGAGCGATCTGCGCCAGCGGTTCGGCTCACTCTATCTCGCCGCGGCGGCCTACAATGCCGGCGCTGGCAAGGTCTCCCGCAGTCTCGGAAAGCTGGAGTGGGACGCTCCCGCCGTGGCGGACACGCCTGAGGCGGACAGCGCGGAATCCGACACCACCGATGCCGACAGCACCGCGGCCGACCCCGACACCCTGGCCGAGGAGGACGACAGCACCCTGGCGGAGGCCGACTCCACCGCCGAGGAGTTGGAGGTGGCCGCGGACGTCAACCTGGTCACCAGCGATGCCGCCTTCTTCCGGCTCGCGTCCAACGATCTCCTCGCCGCCGAGACCCAGGACTACGTGCCCAAGCTGATCGCGGCCGCTTTGATCGCGAAAGAGCCCGCGCGCTACGGGCTGACGCCGGTGTCTGACGCTCCGTTCGCCTACGACTCGCTGATGGTCACCGAGGCGACCGGACTCGACGTGGTGGCCCGGCTGGCCGGAACCAGTGTTACGGAGATCCATCAGCTCAACCCCCAGTATCTCCGGCTCGCGACTCCGCCGCATTCCAGCATGGTCATCCGGCTTCCTCCCGGCACCGGCCCGACGGTCGCGGCCAAGTACGCCGCGCTCCCGGCCAGGGCCCGGGTGCACTTCCTCTCCTACGCCCCTCGGCGCCGCGAGCGGCTCACCTCGGTCGCGGCGCGCTATCACCTCCCGGCGAGCGAGATCCGGTTGGCCAATCCAGGGGTGCGTTCGGCCTGGGCGGCGAAGGGCACACGGCTGGTCATTCCGGCGGTGGCCGTTCCGTCCCGCCTGGCGATGCAGGCCACCGGCACCATCGGCTCCTCCCACGCGCACCGCCGTGGCGGTCGCGGCATCCACCGGGTACGCCGGGGCGAGACGCTGACCGGCATCGCCCGGCGGTACCGGGTGTCGGTGCTGGCGCTCCGGCGGGCCAATGCTCTCTCGCGCTCGCGCGACGTCATCCGTGCCGGAATGCGCCTTCGCATCCCCGGCTGA
- a CDS encoding MFS transporter, producing the protein MTLPLARHDPYASLRIPNFRWFIVSLLTMNVATQLQAVVVAWQIYALTHDPLSLGLIGLAEAIPFIGFALPAGHVADRSRRLAIARMALVALLVCSVSLLTFTIRRGLIHEGQVWPIYLVIFLSGIARSFLQPARTALSAEVVPRPLYPNAVTWRSSTWQLAAVLGPALGGLIYGFGTATAAYAVDVGLMLVALVSITRIDHVRKVPPPSEDSVLQSLAGGVRFVRRQPVVLAALALDLFSVLFGGATALLPVFADQILHVGPKGLGVLRAAPAAGAVLMSLVMAHRPPLMRAGRTLLVSVACFGLSMIGFGLSRSVPLSLALLVLSGMVDTVSVVVRSTLLQVLTPDHLLGRVSSVNAIFIGSSNEIGAFESGVAAKLLGTVPSVVLGGMVTLAVVAVTALRVPELRRLREIR; encoded by the coding sequence ATGACTCTCCCTCTCGCGCGCCACGATCCCTACGCCTCGCTCCGCATTCCCAACTTCCGCTGGTTCATCGTCAGCCTGCTCACGATGAACGTGGCGACCCAGCTCCAAGCCGTCGTGGTTGCCTGGCAGATCTACGCGCTCACGCACGACCCGCTCTCGCTCGGCCTGATCGGTCTCGCGGAGGCGATCCCGTTCATCGGTTTCGCCCTGCCGGCCGGTCATGTGGCGGATCGGTCCCGCCGACTGGCCATCGCCCGGATGGCGCTGGTAGCGCTGCTGGTCTGCTCGGTCTCGCTGCTCACCTTCACCATCCGGCGGGGGCTAATCCATGAGGGCCAGGTGTGGCCGATCTACCTGGTGATCTTCCTGAGCGGCATCGCCCGCAGCTTCCTCCAGCCCGCGCGCACCGCCCTGAGCGCTGAGGTGGTGCCCCGGCCGCTCTACCCCAACGCCGTGACCTGGCGCAGCTCCACCTGGCAGCTCGCCGCCGTGCTGGGTCCGGCGCTCGGCGGCCTGATCTATGGCTTCGGGACGGCCACGGCGGCGTATGCGGTGGACGTCGGACTGATGCTGGTCGCTCTGGTATCGATCACCCGGATCGATCACGTCCGCAAGGTCCCGCCTCCCTCAGAGGATTCGGTGCTGCAGAGCCTGGCTGGCGGAGTGCGCTTCGTCCGGCGGCAGCCGGTGGTGCTCGCGGCGCTCGCGCTGGATCTGTTCTCGGTGCTCTTCGGCGGAGCCACAGCGCTGCTCCCGGTCTTCGCCGATCAGATCCTCCATGTGGGTCCAAAAGGCCTCGGCGTGCTGCGGGCGGCGCCGGCAGCCGGCGCGGTGCTGATGTCGCTCGTGATGGCTCACCGGCCGCCGCTCATGCGGGCGGGACGGACTCTGCTGGTGAGCGTCGCCTGCTTCGGGCTGTCGATGATCGGGTTCGGCCTCTCGCGCAGCGTTCCACTCTCGCTGGCACTGCTGGTGCTGAGCGGCATGGTGGACACGGTGAGTGTGGTGGTGCGCTCGACCCTGCTGCAGGTGCTGACCCCCGACCATCTGTTGGGCCGGGTGTCTTCGGTCAACGCGATTTTCATCGGAAGCTCGAACGAGATCGGGGCGTTCGAGTCGGGGGTGGCGGCGAAGCTGCTGGGCACCGTGCCCTCGGTGGTGCTGGGTGGGATGGTGACGCTGGCAGTTGTGGCGGTGACCGCGCTCAGGGTACCTGAGCTTCGACGGCTGCGGGAGATTCGTTAG
- a CDS encoding FKBP-type peptidyl-prolyl cis-trans isomerase produces the protein MRLLPLFGGLMLLAACGSRDRAPRSETAQAGGPPVDITAVTRTASGLGYKDVTVGQGAEATPGHQVKVHYTGWLLDGKKFDSSRDRGEPFEFGLGAHQVIAGWDEGVAGMKVGGRRTLVIPPDLGYGAGGAPPDIPPGATLVFDVELLDVR, from the coding sequence ATGCGATTGCTCCCACTGTTCGGCGGGCTCATGCTGCTGGCGGCCTGCGGGTCCCGCGACCGCGCTCCCCGCTCGGAGACCGCCCAGGCCGGCGGCCCGCCGGTGGACATTACGGCCGTGACGCGAACCGCCTCGGGCCTGGGATACAAGGACGTGACGGTGGGACAAGGCGCCGAGGCCACACCGGGACACCAGGTGAAGGTGCACTACACCGGCTGGCTACTGGACGGGAAGAAGTTCGACAGCAGCAGGGACCGCGGCGAGCCGTTCGAGTTCGGGCTCGGCGCCCACCAGGTCATCGCCGGGTGGGACGAGGGAGTGGCGGGGATGAAGGTGGGTGGCAGACGCACACTGGTGATCCCGCCGGACCTGGGATATGGCGCCGGTGGAGCGCCGCCGGATATCCCTCCAGGAGCAACGCTGGTGTTCGACGTCGAGCTCCTCGACGTACGGTAA